GAAGAATTGATGGATTTCATCGGCTATGGCGGCAAGCAGGGTGACTCCCAGGGCACCGGTCGCCGACAGGCGCGAACACACGACCAAGACGAAAAACAGAACGAAATACTCGGCCGCGTGCGCAGCTAGGCGAAGGTTGATGTTGAGCCAGCGCTCGGTGGGCGGCGGCAGATTAATGGCTAGCGTACGCAAGCCGTGATGCAGCAACGCACCGCTCCATTGAAAAGAGAACAGTCCCGTGCCCAACAGGTAAATTACCAAAGCCGCCAAAATTCCAATACTGACGGCGATTGAGCGTGACCGTGCCGATGGCAGCGAAGCGGTCACGTTTGGATACGAACAGATGTCATTGCAGCTTAAAGCTTTCATCAAAAGCTTTAAGCGTCAAGGTGCCCGCGACTGTGAGCCGCGGGCCGCAAGCAGCTTCACTTTTTTGTCTTCCTTTTGCCGTATATGGAGAAGAAATCAGCGGTTCCTATAGCCACGATAAGGTAGCGGAGACCGAGAACTCGCTTTTTTCAATGGGACCGACCGCGGGCCCATCTACCCCGCTAAGCGGGCAGACCTCACGCGATTTGGCGGCCAAGCTTAACGGGTAGGCGCCCCGCCATCACCAAGTCGATAATCTCGCCCAGCCGTGCGCGTCTGCGGGCGCGGCTGTAAGACTCGGCCACTCGTTGGCGCCCCTTGATACTCTGGCGCTCCCACAGCTGGGGGTCAGTAGCCAGCGCATTTAGCTGCTGTGCAATCTCGCCGGCCTGGGCCGGATCGCAATATTGAGCCGCATCCTGAGCTATCTCCAGGGTCAGAGGGCAGCGGGTAGTGATTACCGGCAGGCCGTGACTCATCGCCTCCAGCTGCGCAACCGCCAGGTTTTCATAGCGCACCGGATGGACCAGCATCAGCGCGCGCCGATACAGTTCGTCGCGGGTCTCGAAGCTGACCCGCCCGCGCAGAGAGATCCGATCGGCAACTTGCAGATTGCGCGCGGTCTGAATAAAGCGCTCGTAACCGGGGCCCGGGCTGCCGATGAAATGGAACCGTAGTCGCGGTTGGTCCTTGGATACCAGCGCGATCGCCTTCAGCAAGCTGTCCAAGCGCTTGCGCGCGCCCGGATCTATGCCGACG
This genomic stretch from Candidatus Binataceae bacterium harbors:
- a CDS encoding VanZ family protein is translated as MAALVIYLLGTGLFSFQWSGALLHHGLRTLAINLPPPTERWLNINLRLAAHAAEYFVLFFVLVVCSRLSATGALGVTLLAAIADEIHQFFVPSRTCSPTDLELDLAGALAAYLLYSLWRRWRRIQRRQQPLARRAR
- a CDS encoding glycosyltransferase family 4 protein gives rise to the protein MRVCFFASISDRVALPKSFYGQDIALLEESGHEVTVATNLADIPRRCDLVMAWWFGSGVRAVLGAQLMRRPCFLMGNLDSELDGARPKYQRILIRYGVRHATAVGVLSQTDYDSVHRLRPHNLFLVHLGLEVDSRVARRSEREPIVLCVGTVGIDPGARKRLDSLLKAIALVSKDQPRLRFHFIGSPGPGYERFIQTARNLQVADRISLRGRVSFETRDELYRRALMLVHPVRYENLAVAQLEAMSHGLPVITTRCPLTLEIAQDAAQYCDPAQAGEIAQQLNALATDPQLWERQSIKGRQRVAESYSRARRRARLGEIIDLVMAGRLPVKLGRQIA